The following are from one region of the Microbacterium sp. BK668 genome:
- the nadA gene encoding quinolinate synthase NadA: MPAVNITLQPRPVDPSVDHEIQAIVAGISAGETCNTDLAAGPWNFDTRPGYGPGASMGDVIPTGSPRQGELPQEYRDASPEELDARISAAKSTLGDRVVVLGHFYQREEVVRHADYVGDSFQLANAALEHPEAEAIVFCGVHFMAETADLLSRPEQAVILPNLAAGCSMADMADIDQVEECWEQLEEVYGDMDAPDALGLVPVIPVTYMNSSAAIKGFVGRHGGIVCTSSNARTVLEWAFQRGRRVLFFPDQHLGRNTAKAMGVPLEQMPMWNPNKPLGGSSPAQLADARVILWHGFCSVHRRFSVDQIDKARAEHPGVRVIVHPECPMAVVDAADESGSTDYIRRAIEGATEPTTFAIGTEVNLVQRLAADNPQHTIFCLDPVVCPCSTMYRIHPGYVAWVLEGLVRGEVLNRITVPADVADPARLALERMLAAKPPAAPAADWENAS, from the coding sequence ATGCCCGCTGTCAACATCACGCTTCAGCCTCGCCCTGTCGACCCGTCGGTCGACCACGAGATCCAGGCGATCGTCGCCGGGATCTCCGCGGGCGAGACGTGCAACACCGACCTCGCCGCAGGGCCCTGGAACTTCGACACGCGTCCGGGCTACGGGCCGGGCGCCTCGATGGGCGACGTCATCCCGACCGGGTCTCCGCGTCAGGGCGAGCTCCCGCAGGAGTACCGGGATGCCTCCCCCGAGGAGCTCGACGCGCGGATCAGCGCCGCGAAATCGACGCTGGGCGACCGCGTCGTCGTGCTCGGCCACTTCTATCAGCGTGAAGAGGTCGTGCGGCACGCCGACTATGTCGGGGACTCGTTCCAGCTCGCGAACGCGGCGCTCGAGCACCCGGAGGCCGAGGCGATCGTCTTCTGCGGCGTGCACTTCATGGCCGAGACGGCGGACCTCCTCTCCCGTCCGGAGCAGGCCGTCATCCTGCCGAACCTCGCGGCCGGCTGCTCGATGGCCGACATGGCCGACATCGACCAGGTCGAGGAGTGCTGGGAGCAGCTCGAAGAGGTCTACGGCGACATGGACGCCCCCGACGCGCTCGGCCTCGTTCCCGTCATCCCCGTCACCTACATGAACTCCTCCGCGGCGATCAAGGGCTTCGTGGGTCGCCACGGCGGCATCGTGTGCACCTCGTCCAACGCCCGCACCGTGCTGGAGTGGGCGTTCCAGCGCGGGCGCCGCGTGCTCTTCTTCCCCGATCAGCACCTCGGCCGCAACACCGCGAAGGCCATGGGGGTGCCGCTCGAGCAGATGCCGATGTGGAACCCGAACAAGCCGCTCGGCGGGTCGTCGCCCGCGCAGCTCGCCGACGCCCGGGTCATCCTCTGGCACGGCTTCTGCTCGGTGCATCGGCGCTTCTCCGTCGACCAGATCGACAAGGCGCGCGCGGAGCACCCCGGCGTGCGGGTCATCGTGCACCCCGAGTGCCCGATGGCCGTCGTCGACGCCGCCGACGAGTCGGGCTCCACCGACTACATCCGCCGCGCCATCGAAGGAGCGACCGAGCCCACGACCTTCGCGATCGGCACGGAGGTCAACCTCGTGCAGCGCCTCGCCGCCGACAACCCGCAGCACACGATCTTCTGCCTCGACCCCGTCGTGTGCCCGTGCTCGACGATGTACCGCATCCACCCGGGTTACGTGGCATGGGTGCTCGAGGGCCTCGTGCGGGGCGAGGTGCTAAACCGCATCACCGTCCCCGCCGACGTCGCCGATCCCGCGCGTCTGGCACTGGAGCGCATGCTCGCCGCGAAGCCGCCGGCCGCCCCGGCCGCCGATTGGGAGAACGCCTCATGA
- a CDS encoding NUDIX domain-containing protein, with product MSTVIFSLRRDPERDIPSLVLPLVRRTRDPYEGLWALPGGWLDIRESLDAAASRTLAETTGLAPSYLEQLYAFGSVERSTSRVVSIVYWALLRADEVGAADAPENVRWFDAASLPRLAFDHNEIVEYALWRLRNKVGYSRIAHGLLADEFTLAELREVYESILDRRLDPANFRRQVENSGTLLPTDRFRTGSHRPARLYRYNQDVELADRGPLSART from the coding sequence GTGTCGACGGTGATCTTCAGCCTCCGGCGCGATCCCGAGCGCGACATCCCTTCGCTCGTCCTTCCGCTCGTGCGCCGCACCCGCGATCCCTACGAGGGCCTCTGGGCCCTGCCGGGCGGCTGGCTCGACATCCGGGAGAGCCTGGATGCCGCGGCATCCCGCACCCTCGCCGAGACGACCGGTCTCGCGCCGAGCTACCTCGAGCAGCTCTACGCTTTCGGCTCGGTCGAGCGCTCCACGAGCCGCGTCGTGTCGATCGTGTACTGGGCGCTGCTCCGGGCCGACGAGGTGGGCGCCGCCGACGCGCCCGAGAACGTGCGGTGGTTCGACGCGGCATCCCTCCCCCGTCTCGCCTTCGACCACAACGAGATCGTCGAGTACGCGCTGTGGCGCCTGCGCAACAAGGTGGGGTACAGCCGGATCGCGCACGGCCTCCTCGCCGATGAATTCACGCTCGCCGAGCTGCGCGAGGTGTACGAGTCGATCCTCGACCGGCGCCTCGACCCCGCGAACTTCCGCCGCCAGGTCGAGAACTCCGGAACGCTCCTGCCCACCGACCGCTTCCGCACGGGCAGCCACCGGCCCGCACGGCTCTATCGCTACAACCAGGACGTCGAGCTCGCCGACCGCGGCCCGCTCTCCGCCCGCACCTGA
- a CDS encoding MarP family serine protease produces MIVLDIVLIVVLLIALLVGAQRGLVASGGTLVGLVAGGIAAYWLAPIVNDAWPWQQWRPLVVVALVLLLLGLGGAVGGAIGAAVRRGVDRTPLRAFDRVLGAVASVVVAALAISVVGSAVSATGAPILAPAIASSQVLRTIDRLTPPPVAEALAQLRSVVLDDALPTFGDLLVGVTPPTEPPVDLADPELALAAASVVRVSGTAYACGTSSTGTGFVVAPDRVVTNAHVVAGVDTPVVEIPGRSAREGRIVAFDAAKDLAVVAVDDLGVAPLPLGPTLAPGAAAVVQGYPYGGPFTQVNADVLSVGTVDIPDIYSRGGAPREIYALEAAVRPGNSGGPLLTADGVVAGVVFARGEGDDRRGYAMTMAELQPVAAAAPTLADRVSSGSCTS; encoded by the coding sequence GTGATCGTCCTCGACATCGTGCTGATCGTCGTGCTGCTGATCGCACTCCTCGTCGGCGCGCAACGAGGCCTCGTCGCGAGCGGCGGCACGCTGGTCGGTCTCGTCGCGGGCGGGATCGCGGCCTACTGGCTCGCGCCGATCGTCAATGACGCATGGCCGTGGCAGCAGTGGCGTCCGCTCGTCGTCGTCGCGCTCGTCCTCCTGCTCCTGGGCCTGGGCGGCGCGGTCGGAGGTGCCATCGGCGCGGCCGTTCGTCGCGGCGTCGATCGCACCCCGCTGCGTGCCTTCGACCGCGTGCTCGGCGCGGTCGCGAGCGTCGTCGTGGCGGCGCTGGCGATCTCGGTCGTCGGCTCGGCCGTGTCCGCCACCGGCGCGCCGATCCTGGCGCCGGCCATCGCCTCATCCCAGGTGCTGAGGACGATCGACCGCCTCACGCCGCCGCCCGTCGCGGAAGCCCTCGCGCAGCTGCGGTCGGTCGTGCTCGATGACGCCCTGCCGACCTTCGGCGACCTGCTCGTCGGCGTCACGCCCCCGACGGAGCCGCCTGTCGACCTCGCCGATCCCGAGCTCGCGCTGGCCGCGGCATCCGTCGTCCGGGTCTCGGGCACGGCGTACGCGTGCGGCACGAGCTCCACCGGCACCGGCTTCGTCGTCGCGCCCGACCGGGTCGTCACGAACGCCCACGTCGTCGCGGGGGTCGACACGCCCGTCGTCGAGATCCCCGGGAGGTCGGCCCGCGAGGGCCGCATCGTCGCGTTCGACGCGGCGAAGGACCTCGCGGTCGTCGCGGTCGACGACCTCGGCGTGGCCCCGCTGCCGCTGGGGCCGACGCTCGCGCCGGGGGCGGCCGCCGTCGTCCAGGGCTATCCGTACGGCGGGCCATTCACGCAGGTGAACGCCGACGTGCTGTCGGTGGGCACGGTGGACATCCCCGACATCTACTCCCGCGGCGGCGCCCCCCGCGAGATCTACGCTCTCGAGGCCGCGGTGCGACCCGGCAACTCGGGCGGCCCGCTGCTCACGGCCGACGGCGTGGTCGCGGGGGTCGTCTTCGCGCGCGGCGAGGGCGACGACCGGCGCGGCTACGCCATGACGATGGCGGAGCTGCAGCCCGTCGCCGCCGCGGCGCCGACGCTGGCCGACCGCGTGTCGTCGGGATCGTGCACGAGCTGA
- the gcvT gene encoding glycine cleavage system aminomethyltransferase GcvT, with product MTDPRSTPLRERHEALGASLTDFGGWAMPVRYTSDLAEHHAVRETAGLFDISHMAEFVVEGPEAGAFLDYALAGMLSALADDQAKYSLVLDASGGILDDVIVYRRHPDRYLVVANAANRDAVADALAARRGGWDVEVEDWTERIALVAVQGPASQRILEATPELTGYSTSLDDLKYYRMTHASFTREPGAEASPASPASPVDIGRTGYTGEDGFEIFVPWDEAPALWDALLRAGADHGLVPAGLAARDTLRLEAGMPLYGHELSLDIVPAQAGLGRVVVDKEQFVGKEGLAAVDLAAAPVLVGLAADGKRAGRAGYGVFDGETRVGEITSGALSPTLGHPIAMAFVAPASSAPGTELTIDVRGTRIPATVTALPFYRRTR from the coding sequence ATGACAGACCCCCGCTCCACCCCGCTGCGCGAACGGCACGAGGCGCTGGGCGCGTCGTTGACGGACTTCGGCGGGTGGGCCATGCCGGTGCGCTACACCTCCGACCTCGCCGAGCACCACGCCGTGCGCGAGACGGCGGGCCTCTTCGACATCTCGCACATGGCCGAGTTCGTCGTCGAGGGGCCCGAGGCCGGCGCCTTCCTCGACTACGCGCTCGCGGGCATGCTGTCCGCGCTCGCGGACGACCAGGCGAAGTACAGCCTCGTGCTCGACGCGTCGGGAGGCATCCTCGACGACGTCATCGTCTACCGCCGGCATCCCGACCGGTATCTCGTGGTCGCGAACGCGGCGAACCGGGATGCCGTCGCCGACGCGCTCGCGGCGCGGCGGGGCGGTTGGGACGTCGAGGTCGAGGACTGGACCGAGCGGATCGCCCTCGTCGCTGTGCAGGGGCCCGCGTCGCAGCGGATCCTCGAGGCGACGCCCGAGCTGACCGGGTACTCGACGTCGCTCGACGACCTCAAGTACTACCGCATGACGCACGCGTCCTTCACGCGGGAGCCCGGTGCGGAGGCATCCCCGGCATCCCCGGCATCCCCGGTGGACATCGGCCGGACGGGGTACACGGGCGAGGACGGCTTCGAGATCTTCGTGCCCTGGGACGAGGCTCCGGCGCTCTGGGACGCCCTCCTGCGCGCGGGCGCCGACCATGGCCTCGTGCCGGCGGGCCTTGCGGCGCGCGACACACTGCGCCTCGAGGCCGGCATGCCGCTCTACGGCCACGAGCTCTCGCTCGACATCGTCCCGGCGCAAGCGGGCCTCGGCCGCGTCGTGGTCGACAAGGAGCAGTTCGTCGGCAAGGAGGGGCTCGCCGCGGTGGACCTCGCCGCCGCTCCCGTGCTGGTCGGGCTCGCCGCCGACGGCAAGCGCGCGGGACGGGCGGGCTACGGCGTCTTCGACGGCGAGACGAGGGTGGGCGAGATCACCAGCGGCGCCCTCAGCCCCACCCTCGGGCACCCCATCGCGATGGCCTTCGTCGCCCCCGCCTCCAGCGCCCCCGGAACCGAACTCACCATCGACGTGCGAGGCACGCGCATCCCCGCGACCGTGACCGCCCTTCCCTTCTACAGGAGGACCAGATGA
- the gcvH gene encoding glycine cleavage system protein GcvH codes for MTDLDSLKYTEEHEWVSLDGDVATVGITDYAADKLGDVVFVDLPAVDSGVSSGAVCGEIESTKSVGELYAPLTGDVVAVNEAVVDDPSLVNSDPYGQGWLVKLRVEASAVDALLDRAAYVALTESA; via the coding sequence ATGACCGACCTCGACAGCCTCAAGTACACCGAAGAGCACGAGTGGGTCTCGCTCGACGGCGACGTCGCGACCGTCGGGATCACCGACTACGCAGCCGACAAGCTCGGTGACGTCGTCTTCGTCGACCTTCCCGCGGTCGACTCGGGCGTCAGCTCGGGCGCCGTTTGCGGCGAGATCGAATCGACGAAGTCGGTCGGCGAGCTGTACGCGCCGCTGACCGGCGACGTCGTCGCCGTCAACGAGGCCGTCGTCGACGACCCGTCGCTCGTCAACTCCGACCCGTACGGCCAGGGGTGGCTCGTGAAGCTGCGGGTCGAGGCATCCGCCGTCGACGCGCTCCTCGACCGCGCGGCGTACGTCGCGCTGACCGAGAGCGCGTGA
- the gcvP gene encoding aminomethyl-transferring glycine dehydrogenase produces MAGGLQSFQARHIGTDAAAQRVMLDALGFDTVEELVKRAVPASIHLTPRETTGIPPAATEAEALAELRTLASQNRAARPMIGLGYYDTVTPSVIARNVLENPSWYTAYTPYQPEISQGRLEALINFQTMVTDLTGLDTANASMLDESTAVVEGMLVARRASKSASNVFAVDADALPQTKAVLHARAAAVGIQLVEVDFARGGTLPEELFGTLVQYPGASGRVWDPSGVIDATHLAGGLVVAAADLLALTLLRSPGSLDADIAVGTTQRFGVPLGFGGPHAGYMAVRSGLERQLPGRLVGVSVDAAGHPAYRLSLQTREQHIRREKATSNICTAQVLLAVMAAMYAVYHGPAGLRAIAADTARKAQALAARLREYDLHLVSDSFFDTIRVVTPGPSERIVERARSKGYQLHRVDDATVGVSVDETTTADDLAAVAWAFGLPAADEHDVRELPFSDATPLAGVAAALHRDDEYLTHPVFNTHRSETAMMRYLKQLADRDYALDRGMIPLGSCTMKLNAATEMAAVSWPEFSRVHPFAPEADVRGYLAMIEQLEVWLAEVTGYDAVSLQPNAGSQGELAGLLAIRGYHLANDEADRTVCLIPSSAHGTNAASAVLAGMRVVVVACDEAGNVDLDDLRAKISANADTLAALMITYPSTHGVYEHDVLEITQAVHDAGGQVYVDGANLNALLGFARFGDLGGDVSHLNLHKTFAIPHGGGGPGVGPVAAKAHLAPFLPGHPFSQRIDHAGGVFEGGAVSGAPHGSAGILPISWAYLRMMGTEGLRDATAAAVLAANYIAARLKDHYPVLYAGDGGLVAHECILDLRPLRDETGITVDDVAKRLIDYGFHAPTMSFPVAGTLMVEPTESEDLAEIERFIDAMIAIRAEASAVAAGEWPADDNPLVNAPHTAEAVVAGEWTHPYSRETAVYPVHALVRTKYWPPVRRIDQAYGDRNLVCACPPIEAFA; encoded by the coding sequence ATGGCGGGCGGACTCCAGTCGTTCCAGGCTCGCCACATCGGGACGGATGCCGCGGCCCAGCGCGTCATGCTCGATGCGCTCGGCTTCGACACCGTCGAGGAGCTCGTGAAGCGGGCGGTGCCGGCATCCATCCACCTCACTCCCCGCGAGACGACCGGCATCCCGCCCGCCGCGACCGAGGCGGAGGCGCTCGCGGAGCTGCGGACGCTGGCTTCCCAGAACCGTGCGGCGCGGCCGATGATCGGGCTCGGCTACTACGACACCGTCACGCCGTCGGTGATCGCCCGGAACGTGCTGGAGAACCCCTCCTGGTACACCGCCTACACGCCGTACCAGCCCGAGATCTCGCAGGGGCGCCTCGAGGCCCTCATCAACTTCCAGACGATGGTCACCGACCTGACGGGGCTCGACACCGCGAACGCGTCGATGCTCGACGAGTCGACCGCGGTCGTCGAGGGGATGCTGGTCGCCCGACGTGCCTCGAAGTCGGCGTCGAACGTGTTCGCCGTCGACGCCGACGCGCTTCCCCAGACGAAGGCCGTGCTGCATGCGCGTGCGGCGGCCGTCGGCATCCAGCTCGTCGAGGTCGACTTCGCGCGCGGCGGGACGCTCCCCGAGGAGCTCTTCGGCACCCTCGTGCAGTACCCCGGCGCATCGGGCCGCGTGTGGGACCCGAGCGGCGTCATCGACGCGACCCACCTCGCGGGCGGCCTGGTCGTCGCCGCCGCGGACCTCCTCGCGTTGACGCTGCTGCGCTCGCCGGGCTCGCTCGACGCCGACATCGCCGTCGGCACGACGCAGCGGTTCGGCGTTCCGCTCGGCTTCGGCGGTCCGCACGCGGGGTACATGGCGGTGCGGTCGGGGCTGGAGCGTCAGCTTCCGGGTCGCCTCGTGGGCGTGTCGGTGGATGCCGCGGGCCACCCGGCCTACCGGCTGTCGCTGCAGACGCGCGAGCAGCACATCCGCCGCGAGAAGGCGACGTCGAACATCTGCACGGCGCAGGTGCTCCTGGCCGTGATGGCCGCCATGTATGCGGTGTACCACGGGCCGGCCGGGCTGCGCGCGATCGCCGCGGACACGGCTCGGAAGGCGCAGGCGCTCGCTGCGCGCCTCCGGGAGTATGACCTGCACCTCGTCTCGGACTCGTTCTTCGACACCATCCGCGTGGTGACCCCGGGGCCGTCGGAGCGCATCGTCGAGCGCGCGCGATCGAAGGGGTATCAGCTGCACCGGGTCGACGACGCGACGGTCGGCGTCTCGGTCGACGAGACGACCACCGCCGACGATCTCGCCGCGGTCGCCTGGGCGTTCGGGCTGCCGGCGGCCGACGAGCATGACGTGCGCGAGCTGCCGTTCTCCGACGCGACGCCGCTCGCGGGCGTGGCGGCGGCGCTTCACCGGGACGACGAGTACCTGACGCACCCCGTGTTCAACACGCACCGCTCCGAGACGGCGATGATGCGCTACCTCAAGCAGCTCGCCGACCGCGACTACGCCCTCGACCGCGGGATGATCCCCCTCGGCTCGTGCACCATGAAGCTCAACGCGGCGACCGAGATGGCGGCCGTCTCGTGGCCCGAGTTCTCGCGCGTGCACCCCTTCGCTCCCGAGGCCGATGTGCGCGGCTACCTCGCCATGATCGAGCAGCTCGAGGTGTGGCTCGCCGAGGTCACCGGCTACGACGCGGTGTCGCTGCAGCCCAACGCGGGCTCGCAGGGCGAGCTCGCGGGCCTGCTCGCGATCCGCGGCTACCACCTCGCCAACGACGAGGCGGACCGGACGGTGTGCCTCATCCCGTCCTCCGCCCACGGCACCAACGCCGCGTCGGCGGTGCTGGCCGGCATGAGAGTCGTCGTCGTCGCGTGCGACGAGGCGGGCAACGTCGACCTCGACGACCTGCGCGCGAAGATCTCGGCGAACGCCGACACGCTCGCCGCCCTGATGATCACGTATCCGTCGACGCACGGCGTGTACGAGCACGACGTGCTCGAGATCACGCAGGCCGTCCACGACGCCGGCGGGCAGGTGTACGTCGACGGGGCGAACCTGAACGCCCTCCTCGGATTCGCGCGCTTCGGCGACCTCGGTGGCGACGTCTCGCACCTGAACCTGCACAAGACCTTCGCGATCCCGCACGGCGGCGGCGGCCCCGGCGTCGGCCCGGTCGCGGCCAAGGCTCACCTCGCCCCGTTCCTGCCGGGGCATCCCTTCTCGCAGCGCATCGACCACGCCGGCGGTGTGTTCGAGGGCGGCGCCGTGTCTGGCGCACCCCACGGCTCTGCCGGCATCCTCCCGATCTCGTGGGCGTACCTGCGCATGATGGGGACGGAGGGACTGAGGGATGCCACGGCTGCCGCCGTCCTGGCCGCGAACTACATCGCGGCCCGACTGAAGGACCACTACCCGGTGCTCTACGCCGGCGACGGCGGCCTCGTCGCGCACGAGTGCATCCTCGATCTGCGGCCGCTCCGCGACGAGACCGGCATCACCGTCGACGACGTCGCCAAGCGCCTGATCGACTACGGCTTCCATGCTCCGACGATGTCGTTCCCCGTCGCGGGGACGCTCATGGTCGAGCCGACCGAGTCTGAGGACCTCGCCGAGATCGAGCGCTTCATCGACGCGATGATCGCGATCCGTGCCGAGGCATCCGCCGTCGCCGCCGGCGAGTGGCCTGCCGACGACAACCCGCTCGTGAACGCCCCGCACACCGCCGAGGCCGTCGTGGCGGGGGAGTGGACGCACCCCTACTCGCGGGAGACCGCCGTGTACCCGGTGCACGCACTCGTGCGCACGAAGTACTGGCCCCCCGTCCGCCGGATCGACCAGGCCTACGGCGACCGCAACCTCGTGTGCGCGTGCCCCCCGATCGAGGCCTTCGCCTGA
- a CDS encoding CPBP family intramembrane glutamic endopeptidase, producing MTSPGGPSVEREPTTVPVLSAYERRRYTWEVCLVLAVSVGQSALYSVLTLVRRLLTPVPLGQQQAQVNPSRDALAVWDIVYQLLSIFFALALVALVVYLLWEPGSDALRRIGLDFTHFGGDLGRGILIAAVIGIPGLALYAVGRALGITVAVVASPLDAAWWTVPLLVLSAVRAGLTEEVIFIAYLFDRLRRLGWNWWAIILSTAALRGAYHAYQGPGAIVGNFVMGVVFGWCYKRWGRVMPLVIAHTLLDVVAFVGYPIAAGLWPGVFGPPPSPTPSPTPTPTPTPSA from the coding sequence GTGACCTCGCCCGGCGGCCCCTCGGTTGAGAGGGAACCCACTACCGTCCCGGTCCTCAGCGCCTACGAGCGCCGGCGATACACGTGGGAGGTGTGCCTCGTCCTGGCCGTCTCCGTCGGCCAGTCGGCCCTCTACTCGGTCCTGACCCTCGTCCGCCGGCTCCTCACGCCCGTTCCCCTCGGGCAGCAGCAGGCGCAGGTGAATCCGTCCCGCGACGCGCTGGCCGTGTGGGACATCGTCTATCAGCTCCTGTCCATCTTCTTCGCCCTCGCGCTGGTGGCCCTCGTCGTCTACCTTCTGTGGGAGCCCGGGAGCGATGCGCTCCGGCGGATCGGCCTCGACTTCACTCACTTCGGCGGAGACCTGGGGCGCGGCATCCTGATCGCCGCCGTCATCGGGATCCCGGGACTCGCGCTCTACGCGGTCGGGCGAGCGCTCGGGATCACGGTCGCCGTCGTCGCGTCGCCGCTCGATGCCGCATGGTGGACGGTCCCGCTCCTCGTGCTGTCGGCGGTGCGCGCCGGCCTGACCGAGGAGGTCATCTTCATCGCCTACCTCTTCGACCGGCTGCGCCGTCTCGGGTGGAACTGGTGGGCGATCATCCTCTCGACCGCGGCCCTTCGCGGCGCGTACCACGCGTACCAGGGACCCGGAGCGATCGTCGGGAACTTCGTGATGGGCGTCGTGTTCGGGTGGTGCTACAAGCGCTGGGGACGCGTCATGCCCCTCGTGATCGCGCACACGCTGCTCGACGTCGTCGCCTTCGTGGGCTATCCGATCGCCGCCGGCCTCTGGCCCGGCGTCTTCGGCCCTCCCCCCTCACCGACGCCATCGCCGACCCCGACTCCCACTCCCACTCCGAGCGCGTGA
- a CDS encoding ABC transporter family substrate-binding protein: MKRISAAVALTAAGALVISGCAAGGGESNNDDSGLVEGSSITAAWNQAFYSANGNTSYGNATANNNINYLTYAGFNYFNNVPELVQDTSFGSYEKISDDPLTIKYTIADDVKWSDGTAVDATDLMLNWAALSRALDTPDFDPAEYTDPDTGEFTDAFPTDVVYFDSGVTPDARFGLVQDTPEVSDDGKSVTLVYSKPYVDWETSFASPLPAHIIGEKALGIDDAEEAKTAVLDAIQNDDQEALAKISAFWNSGFNFTALPDDPDLLVASGPYMISDFQADQFITLTANPEYTGDNKPKIEEITVRFIPDPLAAAQALENGEVDIISPQATADLKTAVDAIDGVTVLTGVEGTYEHLDLQFDQARNPDNIFKDPKVREAFLKTVPRQEILDKLIKPIVGEDALLRSSQIFVPGSEGYDESVANNGSDQFAEVDIEGAKALLAEAGLTNPEVCILYASNNPRRVNEFALIQASANQAGFNVTDCGSEEWGGLLGTPGAYDAVFFGWQTTALSVTDWTANFEEGGINNLSFYNNEEINALSQEISSEFDEERQMEIKMEADKILWNDFFGVTIFQFPSVTAFSDRVTNIDPSIIAPTIFWNAWDWEVTDSGSTDE; this comes from the coding sequence ATGAAGCGCATCTCGGCGGCGGTGGCGCTCACCGCAGCCGGCGCACTGGTGATCTCAGGCTGCGCCGCCGGTGGCGGCGAGAGCAACAACGACGACTCCGGTCTCGTCGAGGGCTCGTCGATCACCGCAGCGTGGAACCAGGCGTTCTATTCGGCCAACGGCAACACGTCGTACGGCAACGCCACGGCGAACAACAACATCAACTACCTGACGTACGCCGGGTTCAACTACTTCAACAACGTCCCCGAGCTCGTTCAGGACACGTCGTTCGGCTCGTACGAGAAGATCTCGGACGACCCGCTGACGATCAAGTACACGATCGCCGATGACGTGAAGTGGTCGGACGGCACCGCTGTCGACGCCACCGACCTCATGCTGAACTGGGCCGCACTGTCGCGCGCCCTCGACACCCCGGACTTCGACCCGGCCGAGTACACCGACCCCGACACGGGTGAGTTCACCGACGCCTTCCCGACCGACGTCGTCTACTTCGACTCCGGCGTGACGCCCGACGCGCGCTTCGGCCTGGTTCAGGACACCCCCGAGGTCAGCGACGACGGCAAGTCGGTCACTCTCGTCTACTCGAAGCCCTACGTCGACTGGGAGACCTCGTTCGCGTCGCCGCTCCCGGCGCACATCATCGGTGAGAAGGCGCTCGGCATCGACGACGCCGAAGAGGCGAAGACCGCGGTCCTCGACGCCATCCAGAACGACGACCAGGAGGCTCTGGCCAAGATCTCGGCGTTCTGGAACTCGGGCTTCAACTTCACCGCCCTCCCCGACGACCCCGACCTGCTCGTGGCCAGCGGCCCGTACATGATCAGCGACTTCCAGGCCGATCAGTTCATCACGCTGACCGCCAACCCCGAGTACACCGGGGACAACAAGCCGAAGATCGAGGAGATCACGGTCCGCTTCATCCCCGACCCGCTCGCGGCGGCTCAGGCGCTGGAGAACGGCGAGGTCGACATCATCTCCCCGCAGGCCACGGCCGACCTCAAGACCGCGGTCGACGCGATCGACGGCGTCACGGTCCTCACGGGCGTCGAGGGCACGTACGAGCACCTCGACCTTCAGTTCGACCAGGCGCGCAACCCTGACAACATCTTCAAGGACCCGAAGGTCCGCGAGGCGTTCCTCAAGACGGTTCCCCGCCAGGAGATCCTCGACAAGCTCATCAAGCCGATCGTCGGCGAGGACGCGCTCCTGCGCAGCTCGCAGATCTTCGTCCCGGGCTCCGAGGGCTACGACGAGTCCGTCGCCAACAACGGCTCGGACCAGTTCGCCGAGGTCGACATCGAGGGCGCCAAGGCCCTCCTCGCCGAGGCCGGCCTCACCAACCCCGAGGTCTGCATCCTCTACGCGTCGAACAACCCGCGTCGTGTCAACGAGTTCGCCCTGATTCAGGCATCCGCCAACCAGGCCGGCTTCAACGTCACCGACTGCGGCTCCGAGGAGTGGGGCGGCCTGCTGGGCACGCCCGGCGCCTACGACGCCGTGTTCTTCGGCTGGCAGACGACCGCCCTTTCGGTCACCGACTGGACGGCGAACTTCGAAGAAGGCGGGATCAACAACCTGAGCTTCTACAACAACGAGGAGATCAACGCCCTGTCGCAGGAGATCTCGTCGGAGTTCGACGAGGAGCGCCAGATGGAGATCAAGATGGAGGCCGACAAGATCCTCTGGAACGACTTCTTCGGAGTCACGATCTTCCAGTTCCCGTCGGTCACCGCCTTCAGCGACCGTGTCACCAACATCGACCCCTCGATCATCGCGCCGACCATCTTCTGGAACGCGTGGGACTGGGAGGTCACGGACTCGGGCAGCACTGACGAGTAA